In Engraulis encrasicolus isolate BLACKSEA-1 chromosome 24, IST_EnEncr_1.0, whole genome shotgun sequence, a single genomic region encodes these proteins:
- the hmx3a gene encoding homeobox protein HMX3 produces the protein MPETTPETCAPAKESPFFIKNLLNCDSKPSKPKPMFAAAKAGLEGGLSLSQVGDLHFPRFDFPTQRFALPAYLERASAWWYPYTISPSSHFQRSTEAAEKASVRDSSPTSAGTDRDSPDLVLKAEPDAKDDDDDNKSADEIVLEESDTEDGKKDGGMDDWKRGEDGSDKKPCRKKKTRTVFSRSQVFQLESTFDMKRYLSSSERAGLAASLHLTETQVKIWFQNRRNKWKRQLAAELEAANLSHAAAQRIVRVPILYHENSASETGNAPGSVPVSQPLLTFPHPVYYSHPVVTSVPLLRPV, from the exons ATGCCTGAGACGACGCCAGAGACGTGTGCGCCCGCCAAAGAGTCGCCGTTTTTCATCAAAAACCTGCTGAACTGTGACAGCAAGCCCTCCAAACCCAAGCCGATGTTTGCGGCAGCGAAAGCCGGACTGGAGGGCGGTTTGTCCCTATCACAGGTCGGGGACCTGCACTTTCCTCGCTTCGACTTTCCCACACAGAGGTTCGCTCTACCTGCCTACCTTGAGCGGGCATCGGCTTGGTGGTATCCATACACGATTAGTCCATCCTCGCACTTCCAAAGAAGCACAGAAG CTGCAGAGAAGGCGAGCGTGAGGGACTCCTCTCCCACTTCGGCGGGCACAGACCGGGACTCCCCAGACCTGGTGCTGAAGGCCGAGCCGGACGCCaaagatgacgatgatgacaacAAGAGCGCCGACGAGATCGTGCTGGAGGAGAGTGACACCGAGGACGGCAAGAAGGACGGCGGCATGGACGACTGGAAGCGCGGGGAGGACGGCTCGGACAAGAAGCCCTGCCGGAAGAAGAAGACGCGGACTGTGTTCTCCCGTAGCCAGGTGTTCCAGCTCGAGTCCACCTTCGACATGAAGCGCTACCTGAGCAGCTCCGAGCGCGCCGGCCTGGCCGCCTCCCTGCACCTCACGGAGACCCAGGTGAAGATATGGTTTCAGAACCGGAGGAACAAGTGGAAGAGGCAACTGGCTGCGGAGCTGGAGGCGGCCAACCTGAGCCACGCGGCGGCTCAAAGGATTGTGCGAGTGCCCATTCTCTACCACGAGAACTCGGCCTCAGAGACTGGCAATGCCCCGGGCTCTGTTCCTGTCAGCCAGCCGCTCCTAACGTTCCCACACCCCGTGTACTATTCGCACCCAGTCGTTACATCTGTTCCGCTGCTTAGACCGGTTTGA